One Ignavibacterium sp. DNA segment encodes these proteins:
- a CDS encoding KamA family radical SAM protein, which translates to MELWQQMVRDSVHTVEQLVEKFGIDRKVAADLDEFFQARINPYYFNLIRYPGDPIWRQCVPDKTELEDFDAAEDPLMEDAMSPVPNITHRYPDRALFLVTSQCGLYCRFCTRKRKVGDYEKISMRGLESAFNYLEQHTEIRDVILSGGDPLMLTDAMLEKILQRIRKIPHIEIIRLGSRMPCVLPHRITTKLVNMLKKYHPIYCNTHFNHPWEITPESSKACQMMADAGIPMGNQTVIMKGVNDDPAVMKELVQKLLKIRVRPYYMYMADETKGANHFRTSIETGISIVEALRGHTSGLAVPHFVIDAPGGGGKIPLLPNYVLHKDEERIILRNFQHKIYTYKNYADANNPNGYGSKNKVNGKNGRNGSNGNGKGKKEDLKPKRIKLPVLEEVTN; encoded by the coding sequence ATGGAACTTTGGCAGCAAATGGTACGGGACAGTGTTCATACTGTAGAGCAGCTTGTAGAAAAATTCGGGATCGACCGCAAAGTAGCGGCAGACCTTGATGAATTTTTCCAGGCTCGTATCAATCCATATTATTTTAATTTAATCCGTTATCCGGGAGATCCTATCTGGCGTCAATGTGTGCCTGATAAAACCGAGCTGGAAGACTTTGATGCAGCTGAAGATCCTCTGATGGAAGATGCTATGAGTCCGGTACCTAATATCACTCATCGCTACCCGGATCGTGCGCTGTTTCTTGTTACAAGTCAATGCGGATTGTATTGCCGATTCTGTACCAGGAAAAGAAAAGTTGGGGATTACGAAAAGATTTCGATGAGAGGACTTGAAAGTGCATTCAATTATCTTGAGCAGCATACAGAAATACGCGATGTAATACTTTCGGGCGGCGACCCTTTAATGTTGACGGATGCAATGTTAGAGAAAATACTGCAAAGGATAAGAAAAATTCCTCACATAGAGATAATAAGACTTGGTTCAAGAATGCCTTGTGTACTTCCGCACCGTATAACAACTAAGCTTGTTAATATGCTGAAGAAGTACCATCCTATTTACTGCAATACACATTTCAATCATCCTTGGGAAATTACTCCCGAAAGTTCTAAAGCATGTCAAATGATGGCTGATGCCGGGATACCTATGGGAAATCAGACAGTTATTATGAAGGGTGTAAATGATGATCCTGCAGTTATGAAAGAATTAGTTCAAAAACTTCTTAAAATACGAGTGCGTCCGTATTATATGTATATGGCAGATGAAACTAAAGGAGCCAATCATTTCAGAACTTCAATCGAAACAGGAATAAGTATAGTTGAAGCTTTACGCGGTCATACAAGCGGTCTTGCTGTTCCGCACTTTGTTATTGATGCACCTGGCGGCGGCGGTAAAATTCCTTTACTTCCCAATTATGTTTTACATAAAGATGAAGAAAGAATAATTCTAAGAAACTTCCAGCATAAGATTTATACTTATAAGAATTATGCTGATGCAAATAATCCTAACGGATATGGCAGCAAGAACAAAGTCAATGGAAAGAATGGCAGAAACGGAAGTAACGGAAACGGCAAAGGAAAGAAAGAAGATCTGAAACCGAAGAGGATTAAACTTCCTGTGCTTGAGGAAGTAACAAATTAA
- a CDS encoding GNAT family N-acetyltransferase — translation MIRKIKQSDEVEIEKMLSRIPNFNEEEIKVAMELVSISVMNPHQDDYHIYVYEKDGKIIGYHCTGKRPLTDGVYDLYWIVSDPTSSGKGIGKSLLTHAEEFVRNNNGRWLLAETSSKESYSSTQNFYLRNNYSIISEIRDFYAVGDNLLVFGKFFSNKNH, via the coding sequence ATGATCCGAAAAATAAAGCAGTCTGATGAAGTTGAAATTGAAAAGATGCTCTCAAGGATACCAAACTTTAATGAAGAAGAAATTAAAGTTGCAATGGAACTGGTGAGTATTTCTGTTATGAATCCTCATCAAGACGACTATCATATTTATGTATATGAAAAAGATGGCAAGATTATTGGTTATCATTGTACAGGAAAGCGTCCTTTAACTGACGGGGTTTATGATCTTTATTGGATTGTTTCCGATCCAACTTCCTCGGGCAAAGGAATCGGAAAAAGTCTTTTAACTCATGCTGAAGAGTTTGTGAGAAACAATAACGGCAGATGGCTGCTTGCCGAAACTTCTTCCAAAGAAAGTTATTCTTCTACACAAAACTTTTATCTTAGAAATAATTACTCGATTATTTCAGAGATAAGAGATTTTTACGCAGTGGGTGATAACCTGCTGGTATTTGGAAAGTTTTTTTCTAATAAGAATCACTGA
- a CDS encoding ATP-grasp domain-containing protein: MKTKAKILICFNSPVSIFPIYNGKPADEKSDSKDLSEHSFASNMLEIENHLRTFFTDVSSLAVDRDVNRTIHEITKYNPDAILNFVESVEGIAHYEYCMAGLYELLEYEYTGNVPQTLGNCLNKRRTKEILYSNGIKTPRAITLAPNQKFSKKDIDLNYPLILKLIDEDASIGISENSVVNNYKELRKHYTFLTETYNKNLIVEEYIVGRELNCAVLGGKTLPISEIDFTGLPKNLPKIVTYDGKWIEGSTYYNYTKPVCPANLENDLKIQLEEIAVNAYNVLGCRDYARVDIRLSGDEIPYVIEVNPNPDVSSDSGFARAAAASGKNYSELLFTITDFALQRKYNDPKNKAV, from the coding sequence ATGAAAACAAAAGCTAAAATATTAATTTGTTTCAATTCACCTGTAAGCATATTTCCGATTTATAACGGTAAACCTGCTGATGAAAAATCAGACAGTAAGGATTTATCAGAACATTCTTTTGCATCTAATATGCTGGAAATTGAAAATCACTTAAGAACCTTTTTTACAGATGTTAGTTCCTTAGCTGTTGATAGAGATGTTAACCGGACTATTCATGAAATAACCAAATATAACCCTGATGCAATTTTAAATTTTGTTGAGTCAGTTGAAGGAATCGCACACTATGAATACTGTATGGCTGGTTTATATGAGTTATTGGAATATGAATACACAGGAAATGTACCTCAAACACTCGGCAATTGTCTGAATAAAAGAAGGACAAAAGAAATATTATACTCGAACGGAATAAAAACTCCAAGAGCAATAACTTTAGCACCAAATCAAAAGTTCAGTAAAAAAGATATTGATCTTAACTATCCTCTAATTCTAAAACTCATTGATGAAGATGCAAGTATAGGTATTTCGGAAAATTCTGTTGTAAATAATTACAAAGAATTAAGAAAGCATTATACTTTTTTAACAGAGACATATAATAAAAATCTGATAGTTGAAGAATATATAGTTGGTAGAGAATTAAACTGTGCTGTTCTTGGTGGTAAAACTTTACCAATATCAGAGATAGATTTTACCGGTTTGCCGAAAAATTTACCAAAGATAGTAACCTATGATGGCAAGTGGATAGAAGGAAGCACTTATTATAATTATACAAAACCGGTGTGTCCGGCTAATCTTGAGAATGATTTAAAAATTCAATTAGAAGAAATTGCAGTTAATGCATACAATGTTTTAGGATGCAGAGATTACGCACGGGTTGATATTAGATTATCCGGTGATGAAATACCTTATGTGATCGAAGTAAATCCTAATCCTGATGTGTCAAGTGATTCTGGTTTTGCAAGAGCTGCTGCAGCTTCAGGAAAAAATTATAGTGAACTTTTATTTACCATAACTGATTTTGCATTACAGAGAAAGTACAATGATCCGAAAAATAAAGCAGTCTGA
- a CDS encoding ATP-grasp domain-containing protein, translating into MAYNVKPESDSFSAIVSPNPNPSSKKLNSKIDEYAEWDTLETINAVKDAISIYNNVFLIEADEEAYNKFREAKPDIVFNIAEGSNGVSREAQIPAILDLLKIPYTGSDALTLAICLDKARTKEILSYHKIPNAKFFVAEKIEDAESNSLQFPMIVKPISEGSGKGIYTSSFVHSKSELKREIERITSEYNQAALVEEFLPGREFTVAILGNDGDAKVLPAIEMRYDKYPEGTAPLYSYEAKWILDTKENEFDVFDCPADISKELEERINKVCLDTYRVLRCRDWSRIDLRLAKNGEPNIIEINPLPGIIPDPNENSSFPKAARAAGIEYNDMINYVLAAGIRRYNLL; encoded by the coding sequence TTGGCATATAATGTTAAACCAGAAAGTGATTCTTTCTCCGCAATAGTGTCTCCAAATCCTAATCCATCTTCAAAAAAATTAAATTCAAAAATTGATGAATATGCTGAGTGGGATACGTTGGAAACAATTAATGCTGTTAAGGATGCAATCTCAATTTACAATAATGTTTTTCTTATCGAAGCTGACGAAGAAGCCTACAACAAATTCAGAGAGGCAAAACCTGATATAGTTTTTAACATTGCTGAAGGTTCAAATGGTGTTAGCCGCGAAGCACAAATCCCCGCAATACTTGATTTACTTAAAATACCTTACACTGGTTCCGATGCTCTTACTTTAGCAATATGTTTGGATAAAGCACGCACGAAAGAAATTTTAAGTTATCATAAAATTCCGAATGCAAAATTTTTCGTAGCTGAAAAAATTGAAGATGCAGAATCTAACAGCTTACAATTTCCGATGATTGTAAAACCAATCAGCGAAGGTTCCGGCAAAGGAATTTACACTTCGTCTTTTGTTCACAGCAAATCTGAACTTAAAAGAGAGATTGAAAGAATAACTTCTGAATACAATCAGGCAGCATTGGTAGAAGAATTTTTACCGGGGCGTGAGTTTACAGTTGCTATTCTTGGAAATGACGGTGATGCAAAAGTACTTCCTGCAATTGAAATGAGATATGATAAATATCCGGAAGGTACTGCACCTCTTTATTCTTACGAGGCAAAATGGATTCTTGATACGAAAGAAAATGAATTTGATGTGTTTGACTGTCCGGCTGATATTTCAAAAGAGCTTGAAGAAAGGATAAATAAAGTTTGTCTTGATACTTATAGAGTCTTAAGATGCCGCGATTGGAGCAGAATAGATTTGCGTCTTGCTAAAAACGGCGAACCGAATATTATTGAAATTAATCCTTTACCTGGAATCATTCCCGATCCAAACGAGAATTCAAGCTTTCCTAAAGCTGCTCGTGCAGCAGGGATTGAGTATAACGATATGATTAATTACGTTTTAGCTGCTGGCATCAGGAGATATAATCTTTTATAG
- the recG gene encoding ATP-dependent DNA helicase RecG — MKSEKENILESSVQYIKSVGPKRAESFSKIGINTIRDLIFYFPSRHLDRTTVLTAAKAYGYAINGFDGEATIIAKVVDKEKRNLGRKEILKVQFRDGSGFIECVWFQGVKYFHSVFNEGDYFAISGKPEINYNKLQIVHPDYDKITEEETQSFLNTGKIIPFYRIPKELKQKNIGDLSLRRIINTAVESYVDNLEETLPKEIIEQHKLIDLITAVKNYHYPQSKELFEKAKRRFKFEEMFYLELLVAIKKNNYQTKLIGNKMEIKSKLVSDFIKTLSFELTKAQLNVLTEIKNDMLSEKPMNRLLQGDVGSGKTIVALISMLIAVDNGFQAALMAPTEILADQHAKNISVMMSKLSSIHKGKEIKVSLLLGGQKKSERSRKLTDIELQEADIIIGTHAIFEEQVKFNNLGLVVIDEQHRFGVKQRAALQSKGKTPDVLVMSATPIPRTLSMTVYGDLDLSIINEMPKNRIPIKTVLRGEKKLPDIYKFIIDKAKEGYQTFLVYPLVEESEKLDLKAATTFYEDLKENHLQNLKLGLIHGRMSWQEKEEVMLMFKAKAFDVLVSTTVIEVGIDIPDANIILINDAHRFGLSQLHQLRGRIGRGSKQAYCILITSDNIAAKQNANELELEYLSSSQLERYKSSVRLQSMVKYLDGFKISEIDLKLRGPGDIFGTKQSGFPELKYTNIVDDQELILEAKQSAFKLIEVDPKLEKKISVIIRENLIKHYSENLSYAKIA, encoded by the coding sequence ATGAAATCTGAGAAAGAAAATATTCTTGAGTCTTCAGTTCAATACATCAAATCTGTTGGACCAAAACGAGCTGAATCATTTTCCAAAATTGGTATAAATACAATACGTGATTTAATATTCTACTTCCCTTCACGCCATCTTGACCGCACAACTGTTTTAACTGCAGCAAAAGCCTATGGATATGCAATAAATGGTTTTGATGGTGAAGCTACAATAATCGCAAAAGTTGTTGATAAAGAAAAAAGAAACCTTGGCAGAAAGGAAATTCTTAAAGTTCAGTTTAGAGATGGAAGCGGGTTTATTGAATGTGTCTGGTTTCAGGGTGTAAAATATTTTCATTCTGTGTTTAATGAAGGAGATTATTTTGCAATCTCGGGTAAACCTGAAATAAATTATAACAAGCTTCAAATTGTTCATCCTGATTATGATAAGATTACAGAGGAAGAAACACAAAGTTTTCTTAACACTGGTAAAATCATTCCGTTTTATAGAATTCCAAAAGAGCTAAAGCAGAAAAACATCGGTGATTTAAGTTTACGCCGAATTATTAATACGGCGGTTGAGAGTTATGTTGATAATCTTGAAGAAACTCTTCCAAAGGAAATAATTGAACAGCATAAACTGATTGATTTAATAACTGCAGTTAAAAATTATCACTATCCGCAGAGCAAAGAATTATTTGAGAAAGCAAAGCGCAGATTTAAGTTTGAAGAAATGTTTTATCTCGAATTACTTGTTGCAATCAAGAAGAATAATTATCAAACAAAGCTTATCGGGAACAAGATGGAAATAAAATCCAAACTTGTTTCTGATTTTATCAAAACACTTTCTTTTGAATTAACAAAAGCACAATTAAATGTTTTAACAGAAATAAAAAACGATATGTTGTCTGAAAAGCCAATGAACAGGCTTTTACAAGGTGATGTTGGCAGCGGAAAAACAATCGTTGCTTTAATTTCAATGCTTATTGCTGTTGATAATGGATTCCAGGCAGCGCTGATGGCACCAACAGAAATTCTGGCTGATCAGCACGCAAAAAATATTTCAGTGATGATGAGCAAACTTTCATCGATCCACAAAGGAAAAGAAATAAAAGTTAGTTTGCTTCTTGGCGGACAAAAAAAATCCGAGCGGAGCAGAAAACTTACAGACATTGAATTGCAGGAAGCTGATATAATAATTGGTACTCACGCAATTTTTGAAGAACAGGTTAAGTTTAACAATCTTGGTTTAGTAGTAATTGATGAGCAGCATCGGTTTGGTGTTAAGCAAAGAGCAGCTTTACAAAGTAAAGGAAAAACTCCTGATGTTCTTGTTATGAGTGCAACTCCTATTCCCAGAACTCTTTCAATGACAGTTTACGGCGATTTGGATTTATCAATCATCAATGAAATGCCTAAGAACCGTATTCCAATTAAAACTGTTTTACGCGGAGAGAAAAAACTTCCGGATATTTATAAATTTATAATTGATAAAGCTAAAGAGGGATATCAAACATTTTTAGTTTATCCGCTTGTTGAGGAATCAGAAAAATTAGACTTAAAAGCTGCAACAACTTTTTATGAGGATTTGAAAGAGAATCATCTGCAAAATCTTAAGCTTGGATTGATTCACGGTAGAATGAGCTGGCAGGAAAAAGAAGAAGTGATGCTGATGTTTAAAGCTAAAGCCTTTGATGTGTTAGTTTCTACAACTGTCATAGAGGTTGGGATTGATATACCGGATGCAAATATAATTTTAATTAATGATGCACATCGATTTGGTTTATCACAGCTTCATCAGCTAAGAGGAAGAATTGGAAGAGGCAGCAAACAGGCGTATTGTATTTTAATAACCAGTGATAACATTGCTGCTAAGCAAAATGCGAATGAACTTGAACTGGAATATTTGTCATCTTCACAGCTTGAAAGATATAAATCATCTGTAAGACTTCAGTCAATGGTTAAATATCTTGATGGATTTAAAATTTCAGAGATAGATTTAAAACTTCGCGGACCTGGAGATATCTTTGGAACAAAGCAAAGCGGTTTCCCTGAATTGAAGTACACAAACATCGTTGATGATCAGGAATTAATACTCGAAGCGAAGCAAAGTGCTTTCAAATTAATAGAAGTTGACCCAAAGTTAGAAAAAAAAATTTCTGTGATCATCCGCGAAAATCTTATCAAACACTACTCCGAAAATCTTTCTTATGCTAAAATAGCATAA
- a CDS encoding response regulator, which produces MSTSKPKVLIVDDEKGLRIGAQRLLEMEGYEVTTAENGTEGIKFGTETEFDLAVIDLKMPDIDGLEVLQTIRKKYPNTVCFIATAYASYETAVEATRLGAHSYIPKPFSPEELISNLKEGYQKRLVNLEAEKWQREREERLLEVAFEKTRLNTIINSITDGVLVINKEGLAVLYNPAALRFLELSSIAVEEYILDKLRPELLELFNKLVSEVSIEHKSYTIQIELKPNREFFVEVTASVVRHSTDNVAGVVIVFKDITELKKIEFVKSQFVSMVSHELKAPIAAVYGFLKLFNDDSIQLSPEQRKDYEIRSMIRLDGLLKMVNDLLDISRMELKTVHREIKKVCLHEIISSILELFQIDISKKGLQVVFEKDNTAHCINADSDEISRLFTNLISNAIKYNREQGIITINLYQSDNYIVTEIKDSGIGLKPEDRQKLFSEFFRAKNEKTKNISGTGLGLSIVKRIVDSYSGRIEVDSEFGEGSTFKIFLPLII; this is translated from the coding sequence ATGAGTACAAGTAAACCAAAAGTTCTGATTGTTGATGACGAAAAAGGTCTTCGTATAGGTGCACAAAGATTGCTTGAAATGGAGGGTTATGAAGTTACTACTGCTGAAAATGGAACGGAAGGAATTAAGTTTGGAACGGAAACCGAATTTGATCTTGCAGTTATTGATCTGAAAATGCCGGATATAGATGGACTTGAAGTCCTTCAGACAATCAGAAAGAAATATCCAAATACAGTTTGTTTTATAGCAACTGCTTATGCAAGCTATGAAACTGCAGTAGAAGCAACCAGACTTGGAGCACACAGCTATATTCCAAAGCCTTTTTCGCCTGAAGAGCTTATATCAAATCTTAAGGAAGGATATCAGAAAAGATTAGTAAATCTTGAAGCAGAGAAATGGCAAAGGGAACGCGAAGAGCGTTTGCTTGAAGTTGCTTTTGAAAAAACCAGACTGAATACAATTATTAATTCAATTACAGACGGTGTTCTTGTAATTAATAAAGAAGGGCTTGCTGTTCTCTACAATCCCGCAGCGTTAAGATTTTTAGAACTATCTTCAATTGCAGTTGAAGAATATATTCTTGATAAACTTCGTCCGGAATTACTTGAGCTTTTTAATAAACTGGTCAGTGAAGTCTCGATCGAGCATAAATCTTATACCATTCAGATTGAGCTAAAACCTAACAGGGAGTTTTTTGTTGAAGTTACTGCTTCGGTTGTCAGACACTCTACTGATAATGTAGCCGGAGTTGTAATTGTATTTAAAGATATAACCGAACTTAAGAAAATTGAATTTGTAAAATCACAGTTTGTTTCGATGGTTTCGCACGAACTTAAAGCACCAATTGCTGCTGTGTATGGATTCTTAAAATTGTTTAATGATGATTCCATACAACTTAGTCCGGAACAAAGAAAAGACTATGAAATCCGATCTATGATAAGATTAGATGGTTTGCTTAAAATGGTAAACGATCTTTTGGATATTTCAAGAATGGAATTAAAGACTGTCCACCGCGAAATTAAAAAAGTCTGCTTGCACGAAATCATTTCTTCAATACTCGAACTATTTCAAATTGATATAAGCAAAAAAGGTCTGCAGGTTGTTTTCGAAAAAGATAACACTGCACATTGCATCAATGCCGACAGCGATGAGATATCACGTTTGTTTACAAACCTTATCAGCAATGCAATTAAATATAACCGCGAGCAGGGTATAATAACTATCAATCTTTACCAATCCGATAATTACATTGTAACTGAAATTAAAGACAGTGGCATCGGATTGAAACCTGAAGACAGGCAAAAACTTTTCAGTGAATTCTTTAGAGCTAAAAACGAAAAAACAAAAAATATTAGCGGAACAGGATTAGGGCTTTCTATCGTCAAACGAATTGTTGATTCATACTCAGGCAGAATAGAAGTTGATTCAGAGTTTGGTGAGGGATCAACTTTTAAAATCTTTTTACCATTGATAATTTAG
- a CDS encoding response regulator yields the protein MNNKKKILLVDDDLDLLEQNKLLIESKGYEVITANSGREGFETFKKTKPDACVIDLIMEEHDSGFILCYRIKNDEHGKNIPVFILTSATYDTGFKFGASTSEEREWIKADALIHKPVIIEEFVQKLEAFYEMKK from the coding sequence ATGAACAATAAGAAAAAAATATTATTAGTAGATGACGATCTGGATCTTCTTGAACAAAACAAACTACTAATTGAATCAAAAGGTTATGAAGTAATTACTGCAAACAGCGGCAGGGAGGGCTTTGAGACCTTTAAAAAAACCAAACCCGATGCCTGCGTAATTGATTTAATTATGGAAGAACACGACTCGGGTTTTATTCTATGTTATAGAATAAAAAATGATGAGCACGGAAAGAATATTCCTGTCTTCATATTAACTTCGGCAACCTATGATACCGGATTTAAATTTGGAGCATCAACATCTGAAGAGAGAGAATGGATAAAGGCTGACGCACTGATTCATAAACCGGTAATAATTGAAGAGTTCGTTCAGAAGTTAGAAGCATTCTATGAAATGAAGAAATAA
- a CDS encoding [Fe-Fe] hydrogenase large subunit C-terminal domain-containing protein: MNHAIVSTISDRCKRCYSCIRECPAAAIRVIDGQAKVIEERCIVCGHCVKVCSQDAKQILSEIDVAYDLIAANNTIAIVAPSFAASFPDNYGKVPAALKKLGFKKVIETAFGADLIANDYMEVINSDSDKTVISSACPAVVSYIQKYFVDLVPYLAKVVSPMIAIGRYLKVTEDANCKIVFIGPCIAKKHEARDEAVAGVIDAVLTFSELKEMFVNSNINLDEYEESEFDPPYAMMGKAYPLAGGLLKTTDVNDDILEKDIIVVEGKKKVLEIIDEIANNHINAKFTDILFCEGCISGPAIDTDLNYYARREKVINYIDEKINNVDKHVWKSNLYNARKLNLKRSFGLDNQRRPYPSEEKIKEILAQTKKYSVKDELNCGACGYTTCREYAVAIAKDLAEKEMCLPYLLNELKTAYDNLSNTEEQLRVAEKLASIGQLAAGVAHEINNPLGTILLYASMLKRDLEKIFNDDQKTEDLELIVEEANRCKNIVANLLNFARQGKLNLKEFDLAETLKELLKPFAMNTAYRGINFRLDVEENNYRITGDEDQLKQVFINLIKNACDAMTDIDSKKELIITLALNRDSVKIEFSDTGPGIPKENHGKVFIPFFTTKSMGKGTGLGLAISYGIIKMHKGNITFKSEIGKGTAFTVVLPTNQVYQITNANKGIEAL, translated from the coding sequence ATGAATCACGCAATAGTTAGCACAATAAGCGATAGATGTAAAAGATGTTACTCTTGTATTAGAGAATGTCCCGCTGCAGCTATACGTGTTATTGATGGACAAGCAAAAGTTATTGAAGAAAGATGTATTGTCTGCGGGCATTGTGTAAAAGTCTGTTCTCAGGATGCAAAACAAATTCTATCCGAAATTGATGTTGCTTACGATCTGATTGCAGCTAACAATACCATTGCTATTGTTGCGCCGTCTTTTGCGGCATCATTCCCGGATAACTATGGAAAGGTTCCCGCAGCATTAAAAAAACTTGGGTTTAAAAAAGTAATTGAAACTGCTTTTGGTGCTGATCTGATCGCAAATGATTATATGGAGGTAATAAACAGCGATTCAGATAAAACAGTGATTAGCTCTGCCTGTCCTGCAGTTGTTAGTTATATTCAAAAATATTTTGTTGATCTTGTTCCTTATCTTGCAAAAGTAGTTTCGCCTATGATTGCAATCGGCAGATACCTTAAAGTAACCGAGGATGCAAATTGTAAAATTGTTTTTATCGGACCTTGTATAGCCAAAAAGCACGAGGCAAGAGATGAAGCTGTTGCAGGGGTAATTGATGCTGTACTTACATTTTCAGAATTGAAGGAAATGTTTGTAAACAGTAACATTAACTTAGACGAATATGAGGAAAGCGAATTTGATCCGCCGTATGCAATGATGGGTAAGGCTTATCCTCTTGCAGGAGGTTTATTAAAAACTACCGATGTAAATGATGACATTCTTGAAAAAGATATTATTGTGGTTGAAGGAAAGAAAAAAGTTCTTGAAATAATTGATGAGATTGCTAACAATCATATCAATGCCAAGTTTACAGATATTTTATTTTGCGAGGGATGTATAAGCGGACCGGCAATTGATACTGACTTAAATTATTATGCAAGGCGCGAAAAAGTTATTAATTACATTGATGAGAAAATTAACAATGTTGATAAACACGTTTGGAAAAGTAATCTTTACAATGCAAGAAAACTAAATCTAAAAAGAAGTTTTGGTCTGGATAATCAGAGAAGACCCTATCCTTCTGAAGAAAAGATTAAAGAAATATTAGCACAGACAAAAAAATATTCTGTTAAAGACGAATTAAACTGTGGTGCCTGCGGTTATACCACCTGTCGTGAATATGCAGTTGCAATTGCTAAAGACCTTGCTGAAAAAGAAATGTGTTTGCCTTATCTTCTTAATGAGTTAAAAACTGCCTACGATAATCTGAGCAATACAGAAGAACAGCTTCGTGTTGCTGAAAAACTTGCATCAATTGGACAGCTTGCTGCAGGGGTTGCTCACGAAATCAATAATCCGCTCGGAACAATATTACTTTATGCATCAATGTTGAAAAGAGATCTGGAAAAGATTTTTAATGATGATCAGAAAACTGAAGACCTTGAATTAATTGTTGAAGAAGCTAACAGATGTAAAAATATAGTTGCCAATCTTCTTAACTTTGCAAGACAAGGAAAACTTAATCTAAAAGAATTTGATCTGGCTGAAACATTAAAAGAATTGTTAAAACCATTTGCAATGAACACCGCTTATCGCGGAATTAACTTTAGACTTGATGTTGAAGAAAATAATTACAGAATTACAGGCGATGAAGATCAGCTTAAGCAGGTTTTTATTAATCTTATTAAAAACGCCTGTGATGCAATGACAGATATTGACAGCAAAAAGGAATTGATTATAACACTTGCTTTAAACCGGGATAGTGTTAAAATCGAATTTTCTGATACTGGGCCTGGCATACCAAAAGAAAATCATGGTAAAGTATTTATTCCATTTTTTACTACAAAAAGTATGGGCAAAGGCACCGGGCTTGGGCTGGCAATATCATACGGTATTATTAAAATGCACAAAGGAAATATTACATTTAAAAGTGAAATAGGAAAAGGCACTGCTTTTACAGTTGTACTGCCGACTAATCAAGTATATCAGATAACAAATGCAAATAAAGGAATTGAAGCTTTATGA